Proteins encoded in a region of the Paenibacillus pedocola genome:
- the map gene encoding type I methionyl aminopeptidase — MIIMKTMEEIEKMRAAGKILAECHRQIAGIIQPGITTWEIDEFAEKFILSHGATPEQKGYHGYPYATCASVNDVICHGFPKKEPLKDGDIVTIDMVVNLNGWLADSAWSYAVGTISEQASKLLETTKESLFKGIEQAVAGNRIGDVAHAIQVYAESNGFSVVRDFIGHGIGSEMHEGPEVPHYGPAGKGPRLKEGMVFTIEPMLNTGSYRTKVDADGWTARTIDGGLSAQYEHTLAITPQGTIILTEL, encoded by the coding sequence ATGATCATCATGAAAACGATGGAAGAGATTGAAAAGATGCGCGCGGCCGGTAAAATTCTTGCCGAATGCCACCGGCAGATTGCCGGAATTATACAGCCCGGAATCACAACGTGGGAAATTGACGAGTTCGCTGAAAAATTCATCCTGTCTCATGGGGCGACGCCGGAGCAAAAAGGATACCACGGGTATCCCTATGCCACCTGTGCTTCTGTGAATGATGTAATTTGTCATGGCTTCCCCAAAAAAGAGCCGCTGAAAGATGGAGATATTGTAACGATCGATATGGTCGTCAACCTGAACGGCTGGCTGGCGGATTCCGCCTGGTCCTATGCTGTCGGGACAATCAGTGAGCAGGCCAGTAAATTGCTGGAAACGACCAAGGAGTCCTTATTCAAGGGCATTGAGCAGGCAGTCGCCGGTAACCGGATCGGTGATGTTGCTCATGCAATTCAGGTGTATGCCGAATCGAACGGTTTCTCCGTGGTCCGCGATTTTATCGGCCATGGCATCGGTTCAGAGATGCATGAAGGGCCTGAGGTGCCGCATTATGGACCCGCAGGCAAAGGTCCGCGCCTGAAAGAAGGCATGGTGTTCACCATCGAGCCGATGCTGAATACCGGCAGCTACCGGACAAAGGTGGATGCAGACGGGTGGACAGCCCGGACCATTGACGGCGGTCTCTCTGCTCAGTATGAACACACTCTGGCAATTACGCCGCAGGGAACGATTATCCTGACGGAACTGTAA
- a CDS encoding glycosyltransferase family protein, which yields MNTTQPEARRELPSISGFVDHKQIRILMVSSLTGESMWQVEQMIAEQFRLLAKELISIKAFQSFSSALVQLNPDLLLVVGNEESFSGTDLEIIAKAPLKKAIWLSDGAFTSESTARLVALFDYVFTQNTLHIPFYQHSGCKEVRYLPFAADRSLFSPRSVNAEYRSYLLLLGDARGAGKEYAEKIKHLFAIKKVAAAGIGWEEYPGLKVLAPDAELQDYYNGAELVIHWGGLTAKVFDIAACGVFQLAEGHPNIYENMNPGEDIVIFHTADELLEKLHYYSNHADAKRAIASRALWKSTYDYSFLQMATKLLHTIFNYS from the coding sequence ATGAATACCACGCAGCCTGAAGCCCGCAGAGAACTTCCGTCGATTTCAGGATTCGTTGATCATAAACAAATACGGATTCTGATGGTATCCTCCCTGACCGGAGAATCCATGTGGCAGGTGGAACAAATGATTGCCGAGCAGTTCCGGCTTCTGGCGAAAGAACTAATTTCCATCAAAGCTTTTCAGAGCTTCTCTTCAGCGCTTGTCCAGCTTAACCCGGATCTGCTGCTGGTTGTAGGGAATGAAGAATCTTTCTCCGGTACAGATCTGGAGATCATCGCCAAGGCTCCTTTGAAGAAAGCGATCTGGCTCTCCGATGGAGCGTTTACCAGTGAATCCACCGCCCGGCTGGTTGCATTATTCGATTACGTCTTTACCCAGAACACCCTTCATATTCCCTTTTATCAGCATTCCGGCTGCAAGGAAGTCCGCTACCTCCCTTTTGCCGCCGACCGCAGCCTGTTCTCTCCGAGATCCGTGAATGCGGAGTACAGATCCTATTTACTTCTGCTTGGTGACGCCAGGGGAGCCGGTAAAGAATACGCGGAGAAGATAAAGCACTTGTTCGCTATAAAAAAAGTAGCTGCTGCCGGTATAGGCTGGGAGGAGTATCCAGGACTAAAGGTGCTGGCACCTGATGCTGAGCTGCAGGATTACTACAACGGTGCGGAACTCGTCATCCATTGGGGCGGTCTTACCGCTAAGGTCTTTGATATCGCTGCCTGCGGGGTTTTTCAGCTGGCTGAAGGCCATCCCAATATTTATGAAAATATGAATCCAGGTGAGGATATTGTCATCTTTCATACTGCCGATGAACTGCTGGAGAAGCTGCACTATTATTCCAATCATGCGGATGCCAAAAGAGCGATTGCCAGCCGGGCCTTATGGAAGAGCACGTATGATTACTCTTTTCTGCAAATGGCTACAAAGCTCCTTCATACCATATTTAACTATTCATAA
- a CDS encoding glycosyltransferase WbsX family protein, with the protein MKLIAFLLPQFHRIPENDQWWGEGFTEWTNTKKAVPLYPGHLQPKEPFEQYYYDLTDRAARNWQAEVAKAYGIYGFCYYHYWFKGKPLLERPFNQVLTSGEPQFPFCLSWANESWTRKWDGGDNELLIRQEYGDEEDWEIHFYELLKAFRDERYIRIDNKPVFIIYRPGKIPRCDEMLNLWNRLAVKNGLDGIFFVRTLGGFEIPSQNGFDASVEFEPHYTFAHGDTQRLWHYMDLGGKEHLVFDYDQAWLSILNRSHHRNGEKIFPGAYVNWDNTPRLGERGQSAIGASPRKFGWYLTKQIGRAKSLYQSDYLFINAWNEWAEGAFLEPDRRYQFRYLEEVKKALEQAGAFPAVDSET; encoded by the coding sequence TTGAAGCTCATCGCTTTTTTATTGCCGCAATTTCACCGCATTCCCGAGAATGACCAGTGGTGGGGTGAAGGCTTTACGGAATGGACGAATACTAAAAAGGCGGTCCCGCTTTATCCCGGCCACCTGCAGCCCAAGGAGCCGTTTGAGCAGTATTACTATGATTTGACGGATAGGGCAGCGAGGAATTGGCAGGCAGAGGTAGCGAAAGCCTATGGTATTTACGGGTTCTGCTATTATCACTACTGGTTCAAGGGTAAACCTCTGCTCGAACGTCCATTTAATCAGGTCTTAACCTCGGGTGAGCCGCAGTTTCCGTTCTGCCTGTCCTGGGCCAACGAATCCTGGACGCGTAAATGGGATGGCGGAGACAACGAACTTCTGATCAGACAGGAATACGGCGACGAAGAGGACTGGGAAATTCATTTTTACGAACTATTAAAGGCATTTCGTGATGAGCGGTATATCAGGATCGATAACAAGCCTGTGTTTATCATCTATAGACCGGGGAAAATCCCCCGGTGTGATGAAATGCTTAACCTGTGGAACCGGCTGGCAGTCAAGAATGGCCTGGACGGAATTTTTTTTGTCAGAACATTGGGAGGATTTGAAATTCCCAGCCAAAACGGGTTTGATGCGAGCGTTGAGTTTGAACCGCATTATACCTTTGCCCACGGAGACACACAACGTCTCTGGCATTACATGGATCTCGGCGGTAAAGAACATCTTGTATTTGATTATGATCAGGCATGGCTGTCGATCCTGAACCGCTCCCACCACAGAAACGGTGAAAAAATATTCCCAGGAGCCTACGTCAACTGGGATAATACACCTCGTCTCGGTGAACGGGGACAGAGCGCTATAGGAGCCTCTCCGCGCAAGTTCGGCTGGTACCTCACCAAGCAGATTGGGCGGGCGAAATCCCTCTATCAAAGCGATTATCTGTTTATCAACGCCTGGAACGAATGGGCAGAAGGCGCCTTTCTTGAGCCTGACCGCCGGTATCAGTTCCGCTATCTGGAGGAGGTCAAGAAGGCACTGGAGCAGGCAGGAGCTTTCCCTGCCGTGGATTCTGAAACTTAG
- the cysI gene encoding assimilatory sulfite reductase (NADPH) hemoprotein subunit codes for MANNESAVKPIGGPPSDVEHIKQESNYLRGALEATLRNPITGGLPEDDNRLLKFHGSYMQDDRDLRSERERSKLEPAYQFMLRVVAPGGVATAAQWLVMDELAHKYGNGTLRLTTRQAFQMHGVLKWNLKKTIKTINDTLMTTLAACGDVNRNVMSSPNPYQSEVHTEVYEWARKISDHLAPRTPAYHEIWLDGEKVVDSKADVEVEPIYGPVYLPRKFKIGLAVPPSNDVDVFSQDLGFIAILEDGKLAGFNVSVGGGMGMTHGDTNTYPQLGRVIGFVRPEQMIDVAEKTVTIQRDYGNRSVRKNARFKYTIDRHGLDWFRGELHHRLGWELEAARAYHFDHNGDRYGWVKGYDGKWNLTLYIQSGRIQDQEGYPLMTGLREIAKIHTGDFRLTPNQNLIIGGVSSAKKRRIAELAQQYGLTDGAHHSALRRSAMSCVALPTCGLAMAEAERYLPVLLDKLELIIDKAGLRDEEIVIRMTGCPNGCARPALGEISFIGKAPGKYNMYLGAGFAGDRLNKLYKENIGEQEILETLEPIIQRYAKERRTGEHFGDFVIRSGYVEAVTSGLNFHK; via the coding sequence GTGGCAAATAATGAATCAGCGGTGAAGCCGATCGGCGGGCCGCCAAGCGATGTTGAACATATCAAGCAGGAGAGCAACTACCTGCGCGGTGCGCTCGAAGCAACCCTGCGCAATCCGATCACAGGCGGACTGCCGGAGGACGACAACCGTCTGCTGAAATTCCATGGCAGCTACATGCAGGATGACCGGGACCTGCGCAGCGAACGCGAACGTTCCAAGCTGGAGCCGGCATATCAGTTTATGTTGCGGGTTGTAGCTCCTGGCGGAGTGGCAACGGCTGCACAATGGCTGGTGATGGATGAGCTGGCTCATAAATACGGAAACGGGACGCTTCGTCTGACGACAAGACAGGCTTTTCAAATGCACGGTGTGCTGAAATGGAATCTGAAAAAAACGATCAAGACCATTAACGATACACTCATGACTACACTCGCAGCTTGCGGGGATGTCAACCGTAACGTAATGAGCTCCCCCAATCCGTATCAGTCGGAGGTTCATACGGAGGTCTATGAGTGGGCCCGCAAAATTAGCGATCACCTGGCCCCGCGGACGCCGGCTTATCACGAAATCTGGCTGGATGGAGAGAAGGTTGTGGACAGCAAGGCAGATGTAGAGGTCGAGCCGATCTATGGACCGGTCTACCTGCCCCGTAAGTTCAAGATTGGCCTGGCGGTGCCGCCATCTAACGATGTCGATGTATTCTCCCAGGACCTGGGCTTCATCGCCATTCTGGAAGACGGCAAGCTGGCCGGCTTCAACGTCTCCGTAGGCGGAGGCATGGGTATGACACATGGCGATACGAACACATATCCTCAGCTTGGACGGGTAATCGGCTTCGTCCGGCCGGAGCAGATGATTGATGTGGCCGAGAAGACCGTGACCATCCAGAGAGACTACGGCAACCGCTCGGTCCGTAAGAATGCCCGCTTCAAATATACAATTGACCGTCACGGGCTGGACTGGTTCAGAGGCGAGCTGCATCACCGGCTGGGCTGGGAGCTTGAAGCAGCACGCGCGTATCATTTCGACCATAACGGAGACCGTTACGGCTGGGTGAAAGGATACGACGGCAAATGGAATCTGACCCTCTATATCCAGAGCGGCCGGATTCAGGATCAGGAAGGTTATCCGCTGATGACCGGGCTCCGTGAGATTGCGAAGATTCACACCGGAGATTTCCGGCTTACGCCGAACCAGAACCTGATCATCGGTGGTGTGAGCAGTGCCAAGAAACGCAGGATTGCCGAGCTCGCGCAGCAATATGGCCTGACGGACGGGGCGCATCATTCTGCTCTGCGGCGCAGTGCCATGTCCTGTGTGGCCCTGCCGACCTGCGGCCTCGCGATGGCAGAGGCAGAGCGGTATCTTCCGGTCCTGCTGGATAAGCTGGAGCTGATCATCGACAAGGCAGGCCTGCGCGATGAGGAGATTGTCATCCGGATGACCGGCTGCCCGAATGGCTGTGCACGACCGGCCCTCGGTGAAATCTCCTTCATCGGTAAAGCCCCGGGCAAATACAATATGTATCTGGGAGCCGGCTTTGCCGGCGACCGGCTGAATAAGCTGTATAAGGAGAATATCGGTGAACAGGAAATACTGGAGACGCTGGAGCCGATCATTCAGCGATATGCCAAGGAACGCAGAACCGGGGAGCATTTTGGGGATTTTGTGATCCGCAGCGGATACGTAGAAGCTGTTACCTCAGGCCTGAATTTCCACAAGTAA
- a CDS encoding assimilatory sulfite reductase (NADPH) flavoprotein subunit, whose product MQLQVTNSPFSESQVELLNRLLPTLTESQQIWLGGYLSAMSLRGTTNLVPAAGEQPVLAAASQNAAAASAAVAPQLSREVTILFGSQTGNCQRLASSLSRKLEEQGFQVTVAAMNAFKTNTLKKVENLLILASTHGEGEPPDNARAFHEFLYSKRAPQLESLRYSVLALGDTSYEFFCQTGKDFDQRLEELGGQRLSPRVDCDLDYDEAVADWFEQVISALNGPQNVTAIADAAVEAAETADAPASPYSRNHPFHAEVLENLNLNGRGSDRETRHLELSLAGSNLSFEPGDSLGVYPENHPQLVADIIAAMGWNPDESVPLNKKGEEGTLREALLRHYEITVLTKPLLEQAAKLTAAAGLHALLVPEAAAELKAYIHGRDLLDLIVDFAPWGVPARSFVTILRKLPARLYSIASSFNANPDEVHFAVRAVRYESHGRERYGVCSVHCAERVQPGDTLPVYIQSNPNFKLPANPDVPVIMIGPGTGVAPFRSFLEEREEQGAGGKTWLFYGDRHFVTDFLYQTDWQRMLKDGVLNKLDVAFSRDTEEKVYVQHRILEHSKELYAWLKEGAHVYVCGDEKHMAHDVHAALVTVIQEEGGLSPSDAAAYLDNMQQEQRYQRDVY is encoded by the coding sequence GTGCAACTACAAGTTACGAACAGCCCGTTTAGCGAGAGCCAGGTTGAACTTCTGAACCGGCTGCTGCCTACACTTACGGAATCGCAGCAGATTTGGCTTGGCGGATACTTATCCGCAATGTCTCTGCGGGGAACTACAAACCTGGTCCCGGCAGCCGGTGAGCAGCCGGTGCTTGCGGCAGCCTCTCAGAATGCAGCAGCTGCTTCTGCAGCGGTAGCACCCCAATTATCCCGTGAGGTGACCATACTGTTCGGCTCCCAGACCGGAAACTGCCAGCGGCTGGCGTCCAGCCTGTCCCGCAAGCTAGAGGAGCAAGGCTTCCAGGTAACCGTGGCGGCGATGAACGCCTTCAAAACAAATACACTCAAAAAAGTCGAGAATCTGCTTATCCTGGCCAGCACCCATGGGGAAGGTGAACCGCCGGACAATGCCCGGGCCTTCCATGAATTCCTGTACAGCAAAAGAGCGCCTCAGCTGGAATCGCTGCGTTACTCGGTACTTGCCCTGGGCGACACCTCCTATGAATTCTTCTGCCAGACCGGTAAAGACTTCGATCAGCGGCTGGAAGAGCTGGGCGGCCAGCGGCTCAGTCCGCGTGTCGATTGCGATCTGGATTATGATGAGGCGGTTGCAGACTGGTTCGAGCAGGTCATCAGCGCGCTGAACGGCCCGCAGAATGTGACAGCGATCGCAGATGCAGCCGTAGAGGCAGCTGAGACAGCAGATGCACCTGCTTCACCATACTCCCGCAATCATCCCTTCCACGCAGAAGTGCTGGAGAATCTGAATCTGAACGGACGCGGCTCCGACCGCGAGACAAGGCATCTCGAGCTGTCGCTTGCCGGCTCCAATCTGAGCTTTGAACCAGGCGATTCTCTTGGGGTCTATCCTGAGAACCACCCGCAGCTGGTGGCAGATATTATAGCCGCTATGGGGTGGAATCCTGACGAATCCGTTCCGTTAAATAAGAAAGGTGAAGAGGGGACGCTGCGTGAAGCGCTGCTGCGCCACTACGAAATCACCGTACTGACGAAACCGCTGCTGGAACAGGCGGCGAAGCTGACCGCTGCTGCAGGACTGCATGCTTTGCTCGTTCCGGAAGCTGCGGCAGAACTGAAGGCCTATATCCATGGCCGTGACCTGCTTGATCTGATTGTTGATTTTGCACCTTGGGGGGTTCCCGCCCGCAGCTTTGTAACCATTTTGCGCAAGCTGCCTGCAAGACTGTATTCGATTGCCAGCAGCTTTAACGCCAATCCGGATGAGGTTCATTTTGCGGTTCGGGCGGTACGTTATGAATCCCATGGCCGTGAACGATACGGCGTCTGCTCGGTGCACTGCGCAGAACGGGTACAGCCTGGCGATACACTGCCGGTGTACATTCAGAGTAATCCGAATTTCAAGCTTCCGGCGAATCCCGATGTTCCGGTGATTATGATCGGGCCGGGAACAGGGGTTGCACCTTTCCGTTCCTTCCTGGAGGAACGGGAAGAGCAGGGCGCTGGCGGCAAGACTTGGCTGTTCTATGGCGACCGCCATTTCGTGACCGACTTCCTCTACCAGACGGATTGGCAGCGGATGCTGAAGGACGGCGTGCTGAACAAGCTGGATGTGGCGTTCTCCCGCGATACGGAAGAGAAGGTATATGTGCAGCACCGTATCCTTGAGCACAGCAAGGAGCTGTATGCCTGGCTGAAGGAAGGCGCACATGTATATGTATGCGGTGATGAGAAGCATATGGCCCATGATGTCCACGCGGCACTGGTTACCGTTATTCAGGAAGAAGGCGGATTAAGCCCTAGTGACGCTGCAGCCTATCTGGATAACATGCAACAAGAACAGCGCTATCAGCGCGATGTATATTAA
- the lspA gene encoding signal peptidase II, which yields MLFYLISVLVVAADQAAKWIVRSNMRLGEIVPFWEGHLVFSYYENSGAAFSSFQGYGQYFAIVAAGFVAAVFYYRHKGELRGPLLEAASGFLVGGAVGNGIDRVLFHQVTDFLVFGKGGGILNLADLAINAGGILIVIHLILGQVKSSRIKRKQIKQN from the coding sequence TTGCTATTTTATCTGATATCCGTATTGGTCGTTGCGGCGGACCAGGCTGCCAAGTGGATTGTGCGGTCGAATATGCGGCTTGGGGAGATTGTTCCTTTCTGGGAAGGGCATCTGGTATTTTCGTATTATGAGAACAGCGGAGCGGCCTTCAGCTCCTTTCAGGGGTACGGGCAATATTTTGCCATTGTAGCCGCAGGATTTGTCGCAGCGGTCTTCTATTACCGGCATAAAGGAGAGCTGCGGGGTCCGCTCCTGGAAGCGGCCAGCGGTTTTCTGGTAGGAGGGGCTGTCGGCAACGGAATTGACCGTGTATTGTTTCATCAGGTTACGGACTTTCTCGTATTCGGGAAGGGCGGGGGCATTCTCAATCTGGCCGATCTGGCGATTAATGCCGGTGGAATCCTGATTGTCATTCATCTGATTCTCGGGCAAGTGAAGAGCAGCAGGATCAAAAGAAAACAAATCAAGCAAAACTGA
- a CDS encoding DUF421 domain-containing protein codes for MEYGLITIKLIAGFIGLWAMTRLLGKKEISALTPFDFISAVILGDLVGDTIYEKEHSVLMLIFTLAVWTLLSVTFEKITLHLPKLRKPLEGEPEVLIRDGKIDLRKLRKNNLDFEQLRMMLRAKDTFSVSEVAYAIYETNGSLSILKKAQHEPATREDLLVPVPESTLPLSIIEDGIVQRQTLSNLGQDDAWLAGELRKQGYNGPQSVAYAEITEEGELAVISSVSH; via the coding sequence ATGGAATACGGACTTATAACAATCAAATTGATTGCAGGTTTTATCGGGCTGTGGGCGATGACACGTCTGCTCGGTAAAAAGGAAATATCCGCCCTTACGCCCTTTGACTTCATTTCGGCGGTAATTCTGGGTGATCTTGTTGGGGATACTATATATGAAAAAGAGCACTCCGTGCTGATGCTGATTTTTACGCTGGCTGTCTGGACGTTATTGTCCGTTACTTTTGAAAAAATCACCCTCCATCTTCCCAAGCTCCGCAAGCCGCTGGAGGGCGAGCCTGAAGTCTTAATCCGTGACGGGAAGATCGATCTGCGTAAGCTGCGTAAAAACAACCTGGATTTCGAACAGCTGCGGATGATGTTGCGGGCCAAGGATACGTTCTCTGTCAGCGAGGTCGCTTACGCGATTTATGAGACGAACGGCTCACTCAGCATTCTCAAAAAAGCACAGCATGAACCGGCGACCCGTGAGGATCTGCTTGTGCCGGTTCCGGAGTCCACCCTGCCGCTAAGCATTATCGAAGACGGCATTGTGCAGCGCCAGACCCTCAGTAACCTGGGTCAGGATGATGCCTGGCTGGCCGGTGAGCTGCGCAAGCAGGGCTATAACGGACCGCAGTCTGTAGCCTACGCCG